Proteins encoded within one genomic window of Bacteroidota bacterium:
- a CDS encoding T9SS type A sorting domain-containing protein: MRNVFFLSLFSMFPMIAGGQINLVPNPSLEDTFRCPSDSNVIKTKKWFNPTNYGTPDFFYVANQGNSICLDQAPAHWGGGGYNNAWGNQTPHSGLAYAGMAVSQGSELMESPLSDSMIAGKKYAVSFYVSVGDLWGSGLDLIGVSFLPDSTVDYTGAGTLPATLTNDAGNQSGNIITDTLGWSLVADTFVANGGEKYFILGNIDVANTQYYNSPNPTAVYFYFDDFDIHCVDCSTSVPVIPDYPEISLTPNPSNGEFILKGNFPLGSKIEFYNLLGQRLSEIEIAEGNQSLPISLQLAQGVYFYEITTGEKKMKSGKIVIAK; this comes from the coding sequence ATGAGAAACGTATTTTTTTTGTCCTTGTTCTCTATGTTTCCGATGATAGCAGGGGGGCAGATTAATCTTGTACCCAATCCAAGCCTTGAGGACACTTTTCGCTGCCCTTCAGATAGCAATGTAATAAAAACAAAAAAATGGTTTAATCCGACCAATTATGGCACCCCTGATTTTTTTTATGTTGCAAATCAAGGAAATTCTATTTGTCTTGACCAAGCTCCAGCTCATTGGGGGGGGGGGGGCTATAACAACGCTTGGGGAAATCAAACTCCTCATTCAGGTTTAGCTTATGCAGGTATGGCTGTTTCCCAAGGGTCTGAACTTATGGAATCACCTTTAAGCGATAGCATGATAGCAGGTAAAAAATACGCTGTAAGTTTTTACGTGTCGGTTGGAGATTTATGGGGAAGCGGACTTGATCTTATTGGTGTTTCATTTCTTCCCGATAGCACCGTTGATTATACTGGTGCGGGTACACTTCCGGCAACTTTAACAAATGATGCAGGAAATCAGTCTGGAAATATTATTACCGATACTTTAGGATGGTCGTTGGTTGCGGACACATTTGTAGCAAATGGCGGAGAAAAGTATTTCATTTTGGGAAACATAGACGTTGCAAACACTCAATATTACAATTCACCCAATCCAACGGCAGTTTATTTTTATTTTGATGACTTTGATATTCACTGTGTCGATTGTAGTACATCGGTTCCAGTTATTCCAGACTATCCTGAAATTTCTCTCACTCCGAATCCGTCGAACGGAGAATTTATTCTGAAAGGAAATTTTCCATTAGGAAGTAAAATCGAATTTTATAATTTGTTAGGCCAGCGGCTTTCTGAAATTGAAATTGCAGAGGGAAATCAATCGTTACCAATTTCATTGCAACTTGCGCAGGGAGTTTATTTTTATGAAATAACTACAGGAGAGAAAAAGATGAAGAGTGGCAAAATAGTTATCGCTAAATAA